Within the Arthrobacter sp. UKPF54-2 genome, the region ATCTCCGAAGAGGATTTCCAGCGCATCGCTGAGGAAGCCAAGACCGGCTGCCCGGTTTCCGCGGCCCTGACCGGCATCAAGATCACCTTGGACGCCACGCTGTCCGCTTAGCAGCCAGCCCCCCCAGGGACGCCGAAGGCCCCCGCACCGGATTTCCCGGGGCGGGGGCCTTCGTGATGTGCGCTAGTTTCCCTGCCGGCGGGCCGGCAACGGGGCCGGACGCACCGTGCGGTAGCCCTCGCGGAGCGGCGGGCGGTCGGTGGGAAGCTCCTGGATCATTTCCTTGAGGGCGCCGATGCCGTATTCCAGCTGCGGGTCCGCGCCGGCGGCGTAGGCGTGCGGCGGGAAGGCGACCTCGATGTCGGGGGCCACACCATGGTTTTCGACGCCCCAGCCCACACCGCCGGTGAACCAGGTGGCGTAGCGGGGCTGGGTGACTCCGGTGCCGTCCGCGAGGGCGAAGCGGTTGTCGATGCCGACGACGCCGCCCCAGGTCCGGGTGCCGATGACCGGCCCGATCCCGCGGAGTTTGGACACCTGGGTGATGATGTCGCCGTCGGAGCCGGCAAATTCGTCGGTGAGGATGATGACCGGCCCGCGCGGGGCATGGTGCGGGTACGTACGCGGCCGCTCGCCGCGCGGCATGCTCCAGCCGGTGACCTTGCGGCCGATCAGCTCGGCCACGAGCTGCGAGGTGTGGCCGCCGCGGTTGCGGCGGACGTCCACAATCAGGCCGTCGAGCGAGGTTTCGGTGTCCAGGTCGCGGTGCAACTGGGCCCAGCCATTGGCCATCATGTCCGGGATGTGCAGGTACCCAAAGGTCCCGTGCGAGGCCTCCCGCACCGTGCGGCGGTTGGATGCGACCCATTCCTGGTAGCGCAGCCGTTCCTCGTCCTTCACCGGCACGACGGCGACACGGCGCTGCTTCCCTGCCTGGTCACCGTGTCCGACGCCGTTGCGCAGGGTCAGTTCGACGGCGCGGCCGGCGGCTCCGGCCAGCTGAACGGCCGGGGTGAGAGCCTCGGAGAGTTCGACGCCGTCGATGGCCAGCAGGACATCGCCGACCCGGGCGTCCGCCCCGGGCCGGGTCAGCGGCGAGGTCGCGAGCGGGTCCGAGGATTCACCGGCCAGGATGCGGGTGATTTCCCAGCCCTCGCCGTTGAAGGCGAGGTCCGCACCGAGGCGGCCCTGGCCGTTGCTGCCGTTCTCCGTCACCAGTGCCGGACGGACGTAAGCGTGTGAGGTGCCCAGCTCGCCGTGGAGCTCCCAGAGCAGGTCCACGAGGTCATCGTGCGAGCCGAGGCGTTCCACGATCGGCCGGTAGCGGGCATGCACGGAGTCCCAATCCTGGCCGGCCATGTCCTCGGTCCAGAAGAAATCGCGCTGCAGGCGCCAGGCCTCGTCGAAGGCCTGCCCCCAGACGCTGACCGGATCCAGTCGGACCCGGATGCGGTTCAGATCGACCTTAACCAGCTGCCCGGAGTCCTCATCAGCCTTGGCTGCGGCCGGTGAGACGCGGATCTGCTTGTCCTGGACGAGGACAACCTTTTCGCCGTCGCCGGTGAGCCGGTAGCTGTCCAGGGCCTCGACGATCGTGGAGGTGCGGCGCTTGGCCAGGTCGAAGCGGACCAGGCTCGGGGCCGCGTTCTTGTCCTCCAGCGTGGCCCGGCCCTCCCCCGTCACGCCAGCCAGCTCGTGGTCGAGCCAGAGCAGCGCACCGGCGGTGGCGGAGAGGTCGGAGTAGTTGCCCTGCGGGACCGGGACGTTGATCACGCGGTGCGCCAGCCCCTCGGCGTCGACCCTGACCGACACCGCATCCTCGGTGCCGGCCGTCTCGGCGGCGCCGGCGGAGTCTGCGCCATCGCCGGGGAGGGCAATGCTCGGCCCGAACGGGGACGGGGTGTCGGCGGCCAGGGCGACGAGGTAGGGCTTGATCGGGCTCGGGAAGGACAGGTCGAAAGAGTGTCCGTCGTAGACCGGGTCGAAACTGCGGTTGGAAAGGAAGGCAAGGAACTTGCCGTCGGGGGTGAAGGCGGGCGACTCGTCCCGGAACCGGCCGTCGGTGACGTCGATGATCACGGGCCGGGCGGGAGTCTCCCCCGTGCCCGTTTCAGCCGGGCCTGTTCCGGCCGCGATCCCGGCAAGCCGGAGCCGGGTGCGGGAACCGAAGGAGGTGACCGGCTCGGCCCAGCCCAGCCACGCCGAGTCCGGCGACCAGCTGAAGCCGTCGATGCTGCCCTCGCCGATGCTGCTCAGCACAGAAAGGGCGCCGGTGCGGGTGTCCGCGAGGTAGACGTCGCCGAAGGAGGTGCCGACGGCGACCCAGTTGCCGTCCGGGCTGGCCTCCAGGGCGCTGGCGCGGCTCGGCTTCGGGAAGTCGATCCGGGTGAGCTGCGCGGCGGCATGCGCTGCGCCGTCCCGGGACCCGCCGTCGTGGACCGTCGCGTCCGTGGCGGCGCCGTCGGCGGCGTCACCGTTGTGGGCGTGGCCGTCAGAGTCCGTGGCGGTGGCGGCCGCGTCCGGCCGGGTCAGGGCTGCGGCGGAGACGGGACGGGGCAGCGGCGTGCCGCTGTCCCCGTCGTGCCCGGCCCTGGCGGCAGCCGCCGGGGCGGTTGCCGGGCCGCCGTGCACGGGGGCCGCGATGGCCTTCAGGTAGAGGGCTTCGGCTCCCCCGTGGTCCGCGACGTAGGCGATCCGGCCGGCGCCGAACGGGCGGGGCAGGCGTGCGCGGACGCCGGCGGTGGCCTCCACAATGCGCGAGGGGCCGTCCTTGTGCCGCAGCCAGTGCAGGGTGCCGTGGGCTTCCACCGCGCTGGCGTCGCCGGTGTGGTCCGGGATGACGTCGCCCAGGTGGCGGGAGGGCTTCAGCGCGGTGGAGCGCCGGGCCTGCGAGGCCGAGCCCAGGGTGATGTCGAGCTTGACCGCGTCCGCGTCGGGGCCGGCCAGCAGCCAGAGTTCACCGGCGGATTCGAAGACCACCCGTTCACCGTCCGTGGCGGCATGCCGGACGTAGAAGTCCTCGTGATCCGTGTGGCGGCGCAGGTCCGTGCCGTTGGGCAGCACCGAGTACAGGTTGCCGTAGCCCTCGTGGTCGGAAAGGAAGGCGATCCGGCCGCGAACCCACATGGGGTCGGTCAGGTTGCCGTCGAGTTCCGGGACGAACCGTTCGAACTCGCCGTTCCCGTCCGCGTCGATCCAGAGCTTGCCGGCCGTGCCGCCGCGGTAGCGCTTCCACCAGGCCGGTTCGCGGGAAAGCACACTGGCCAGGACCACGGGCCGTTCGTCCCCGACCACGGTGCCGAAGGCCACCGATTCGACGGGCCCGAACGGCAGTTCCTCGGCCCAGCCGCCGTCCACCGGCAGGCTGTAAGCGTGGGTCAGGCGGCTGTCTGCCTGCCGGAAGGCACTGGTGACCACCACGTCGCCGTCGGGGGTAAACCCCTTGACCCGGGTGGAGCTGTGGCCGAAGTAGCTAAGCTGCCGGTATCCGCCGCCGTCGACGTCCGCGGTCACGACCTCCGGGGCGGTGCCCTGGACGACCGTCCACACCAGGCGCTGCCCGTCGGGGCTGAAGCGGGGGTTGCGGGCGGGCAGCTGCAGCGAGGAAACCCGCCAGGCGCGGCCACCGTCAAGAGGCGCAATCCAGACGTCGTCCTCGGCCACGAAGGTGACCAGATCGCCGTGCAGATGCGGAAAACGGAGGTAGCTCGAATTGGTCATCGTTCGATCATAGTCAAAACGGACGCGGCCTCCGGGGAGGTTCCCCTGCCGTGCCGGGCATGGTGAGATGGATCATGCGAATCCTTGTTGCCGGCGCCTCCGGGCTGATCGGAACCGCCCTTTCCGGCACGCTGCGCGGCAGCGGGCACGACGTCGTCAGCCTCGTCCGGCGGCCGGCCGCCTCGGCCGCCGAGTTCCAATGGGACCCCGCCGCCGGACGGATCGACGACGTTGCCCTCAAGGGCGCCGACGCCGTCATCAACCTCTCCGGCGCCGGCATCGGCGACCGGCCCTGGACGCGGCGCCGGATCAACGAACTGGGCACCTCGCGGCTCGGCGCGACTCGGACCCTGACGGCGGCGATGGGCCGGATGGACACCCCGCCCGCGGTCTTCCTGAGCCAGTCCGCCTCCGGCTATTACGGCAACGCCGGGTCCGCGGTGCTCCGGGAGAACGCTCCCGCAGGGAACGGCATCCTGGCCCGGATCTGCGTTGACTGGGAGGCCGCCGCGCACGAGGCGCCGGCCGGGGTCCGGGTGGTCACCGCCCGCACCGGCGTCGTCCTGAGCCGCAGCGGAGGGGCGCTGGGCCGGTTGCTGCCCCTGCTGCGCCTGGGCGTGGGCGGCCCCCTCGGCAACGGCCGCCAGTACTGGCCGTGGATCACGCTTCCGGATGTGGCGGGTGCCTTCGAATTCCTGCTCTCCGCGCCCCTGGCCGGGCCGGTCAACATCTGCGCGCCGGAAAGCGCGGACGTGAACTCGTTGATCACGGCGCTGGCCGGGGCGCTCCACCGGCCGGCCCTGCTGCGGGTGCCCGCGCCGGTCCTGCGCCTCGTGCTGGGCCAGCTGGCCAACGAGCTGCTGCTGGCCAGCCAGCGGATGGAGCCCCCGGCCCTGGCCGGTGCCGGGTTCCATTGGCAGCACCCCTCCCTCGCCGAGGCCGCCGCCTGGGTGGCGGGCCGGTCCTAGTCCCCGGCGCCGGGGAGGATCTCCTGGATCCGCCACCTGCCGTCCACCGGCACCAGGACCAGGCGGAGCCGGCGTTCCCCCGCGGCGGCCGCTTCGGCCACGACCGAGCCGCCGGCGTCGAGCTCGCGGTACGGCGGCGAGGCCACGCTGAGGGCCACTACGGCCCGCGCGGGGGTGCTTTCCGGCTGGCTCTCGACCAGCGAGAGCCGGGCCTCGAACCCCTCCAGCAGATGGCCCGATTCCGCCAGCCTTGCACCCAGCGCGGCGTCCGCGGCGGCAGCCGGCGACGCCGGGACGTTGACGCTCTCCAGCAAGCCGAGGCTTCCCGTTGCGAGGGCATAGGAACGCAGGCCGGCGAGGCCCCGGACGGCGTCCTCCGGCCGTGGTGCCGCGAGCAGCTCCTGGAATTCCGCGGGAACGTCCCGGGGTGCCCCGGCCGCGTCCGGGCTGGCTTGCGCGCCTTGTCCGGAGGCAGGTGCAGGGTCCACGGATGGTCCGGGCGCCGGCCCGGCAAGCAGCGGCGCCCCGACAATGCCGCCGGCCGTGACGAGGGCTGCCAGCACGAATGCCGCCGCAGTCCGCCGGACGCCTGCCCGGCGGACGCCTGCCCGGCGCAGACGCTGCACCCGGCCAAGCGATCCTGCATGCCGTGCGCGGTCTGCCCCTCCGCTAGCGGCATCGGTCCCGGCTCGCTGCGTCGATACAGCGAGTGCGGGGCGAAGCCGCGAGTCAGCCGTCGGACGCCGTCCCCGGCCGCGCCCTCCCCGCGACCGGCCCTGCCAGGCCCGGAGCCAGGCCCGGAGCCGTGCCGTCCGGCGCGCCCTCGCACTCACGGGCATGGAGCGCCGGGTCAGCAGCTGAGGCAGCACGGTCGGGTGCACCGACGCCGAGAGGTCCACGGGCGCTGCGGGCGCGCTGCGGAAGACGGCGGCCGCGAGTTCTGCCGCGGACGGCCGCTGGCGCCGGTCGGAGCGCAGTCCCGCCTCGAGGGCCTCTGCGAGCCCGGCCGGAACCCCCGGAACCAGCAGCGGCAGCGGCGGCCGCTGCGTCTCCGGCTCCGGCGCCCTGCCGGTCAGGCAGAACCAGCCCAGGGCCGCCACGGAATAAACGTCACCCTCCGGCTGAAGCCCGGCCCGGACGGCATCAACCGGCGCTGGGTCGCGGAACCCGTCCGTGCCGGGGCGGGACGGTGCCCCCGGGTCCGCCAGCATCCGGGCCACACCGAGGTCGGAGAGCAGCGGCTTGCCCCGGGCGGTGAACAGCACGTTGCCGGGTGAGACGTCGCCGTGGGTAAAGCCGTTTCCGTGCAGATAGGCCAGCGCCTGCGCGATCGGCGTCAGGATCGTGACGGCTTCCCCCGGCGTGAGGCTGCCGCGCGCGGCCAGCAGCGCCGCCAGTGATCCGCCGGGCGCATAATCCAGCACCAGGCCCAGACCCGCGGCATCGCCGCTCCCGTCGCGCAGCCGCACCACGGCGCGGGCCTTGACGAGGTGTTCGTGCTCGAGCACGGAGAGGATCCGTACCTCGCGCCGCACGGCCTCCTCGGCGTCGTCCGGCGCCGTTGGCCCGGCACCGGCAAAACACTTCAGCGCGACGTCACGGCGCGTCACATGGTCCGTGGCCAGCCAGACGGCGGCGGTTCCGCCGCGCCCCAGCAGCCGGCCGACGTCGTACCCGGGAACCTCCGGGGCCCGCCCGGCGGCAGGCAGGGAAGGCAGCGTGTCATCATCCATAGCTCAGGAATAGCCGATCCGCGCCGTCCCTGCAGAAGTTATCCACAGGCATGAGAGCTTCGCCACAGAATCGGTCCGCAGAAGCGCCGAGGACTAAGCTGGATGCCATGACTCTTGAGTTCTCCCAGCTGGGTCTCGCTCCCGACTTCGTCGACTACACCCGCGGCTGGGACATCCAGCGCGAGCTGCACGAGAAAGTCGCCGCCGGAACCGCCCCCAGCACCGTTCTGCTGCTCGAACATTCCGCGGTCTACACCGCCGGCAAGCGCACCGAAGACCATGAACGCCCCTTCGACGGGACCCCCGTGGTGCCGGTGGACCGCGGCGGCAAGCTGACCTGGCACGGTCCGGGCCAGTTGGTGGGCTATCCCATCATCAAGCTGAAGAACCCGGCTGGCATCCGGGACTACGTCGAGCGCCTCGAAGCCGTCATCA harbors:
- a CDS encoding TIGR01777 family oxidoreductase; the encoded protein is MRILVAGASGLIGTALSGTLRGSGHDVVSLVRRPAASAAEFQWDPAAGRIDDVALKGADAVINLSGAGIGDRPWTRRRINELGTSRLGATRTLTAAMGRMDTPPAVFLSQSASGYYGNAGSAVLRENAPAGNGILARICVDWEAAAHEAPAGVRVVTARTGVVLSRSGGALGRLLPLLRLGVGGPLGNGRQYWPWITLPDVAGAFEFLLSAPLAGPVNICAPESADVNSLITALAGALHRPALLRVPAPVLRLVLGQLANELLLASQRMEPPALAGAGFHWQHPSLAEAAAWVAGRS
- a CDS encoding S41 family peptidase — its product is MTNSSYLRFPHLHGDLVTFVAEDDVWIAPLDGGRAWRVSSLQLPARNPRFSPDGQRLVWTVVQGTAPEVVTADVDGGGYRQLSYFGHSSTRVKGFTPDGDVVVTSAFRQADSRLTHAYSLPVDGGWAEELPFGPVESVAFGTVVGDERPVVLASVLSREPAWWKRYRGGTAGKLWIDADGNGEFERFVPELDGNLTDPMWVRGRIAFLSDHEGYGNLYSVLPNGTDLRRHTDHEDFYVRHAATDGERVVFESAGELWLLAGPDADAVKLDITLGSASQARRSTALKPSRHLGDVIPDHTGDASAVEAHGTLHWLRHKDGPSRIVEATAGVRARLPRPFGAGRIAYVADHGGAEALYLKAIAAPVHGGPATAPAAAARAGHDGDSGTPLPRPVSAAALTRPDAAATATDSDGHAHNGDAADGAATDATVHDGGSRDGAAHAAAQLTRIDFPKPSRASALEASPDGNWVAVGTSFGDVYLADTRTGALSVLSSIGEGSIDGFSWSPDSAWLGWAEPVTSFGSRTRLRLAGIAAGTGPAETGTGETPARPVIIDVTDGRFRDESPAFTPDGKFLAFLSNRSFDPVYDGHSFDLSFPSPIKPYLVALAADTPSPFGPSIALPGDGADSAGAAETAGTEDAVSVRVDAEGLAHRVINVPVPQGNYSDLSATAGALLWLDHELAGVTGEGRATLEDKNAAPSLVRFDLAKRRTSTIVEALDSYRLTGDGEKVVLVQDKQIRVSPAAAKADEDSGQLVKVDLNRIRVRLDPVSVWGQAFDEAWRLQRDFFWTEDMAGQDWDSVHARYRPIVERLGSHDDLVDLLWELHGELGTSHAYVRPALVTENGSNGQGRLGADLAFNGEGWEITRILAGESSDPLATSPLTRPGADARVGDVLLAIDGVELSEALTPAVQLAGAAGRAVELTLRNGVGHGDQAGKQRRVAVVPVKDEERLRYQEWVASNRRTVREASHGTFGYLHIPDMMANGWAQLHRDLDTETSLDGLIVDVRRNRGGHTSQLVAELIGRKVTGWSMPRGERPRTYPHHAPRGPVIILTDEFAGSDGDIITQVSKLRGIGPVIGTRTWGGVVGIDNRFALADGTGVTQPRYATWFTGGVGWGVENHGVAPDIEVAFPPHAYAAGADPQLEYGIGALKEMIQELPTDRPPLREGYRTVRPAPLPARRQGN
- a CDS encoding serine/threonine-protein kinase codes for the protein MDDDTLPSLPAAGRAPEVPGYDVGRLLGRGGTAAVWLATDHVTRRDVALKCFAGAGPTAPDDAEEAVRREVRILSVLEHEHLVKARAVVRLRDGSGDAAGLGLVLDYAPGGSLAALLAARGSLTPGEAVTILTPIAQALAYLHGNGFTHGDVSPGNVLFTARGKPLLSDLGVARMLADPGAPSRPGTDGFRDPAPVDAVRAGLQPEGDVYSVAALGWFCLTGRAPEPETQRPPLPLLVPGVPAGLAEALEAGLRSDRRQRPSAAELAAAVFRSAPAAPVDLSASVHPTVLPQLLTRRSMPVSARARRTARLRAWLRAWQGRSRGGRGRGRRPTADSRLRPALAVSTQRAGTDAASGGADRARHAGSLGRVQRLRRAGVRRAGVRRTAAAFVLAALVTAGGIVGAPLLAGPAPGPSVDPAPASGQGAQASPDAAGAPRDVPAEFQELLAAPRPEDAVRGLAGLRSYALATGSLGLLESVNVPASPAAAADAALGARLAESGHLLEGFEARLSLVESQPESTPARAVVALSVASPPYRELDAGGSVVAEAAAAGERRLRLVLVPVDGRWRIQEILPGAGD